A region of the Candidatus Acidiferrales bacterium genome:
CGTGGTGCTCTGAAACACCGGATTCGGAAAACTGATCCCAATGGTCGTTTGCTGAAGCGTTCCCACATCTACGCTCGCGCCCGTTATGTACCAGTTTTGACTCCAGAGCCGGTTCGAGTTCGAGTCATAAAGTGTCGCGACGTAGTATTCCGTGGGTGTCAGGTTGGCGTTGTCCTGGACCGAGCATGCTCCGCTCATAGCCCCCGCCCCATCAAGCGAGCAGACAACCGTGTTATTCACCACCTGCTGTGGGCTCGTCTTCGTCACCGCCGGCACTCTCAGCCGCAGCAGCAACCGTCCGTTTGCCACCGCGCTTCCATCCGCATTCCTGAAACTGCCGGTGAGCGTCGTGGCTAATACCTGATTCCCCATGCCTATCACGACCAAAAGACCGAAAATCGAAACTCGAAAAACGAAACTCGGCACTCGTCCTGCATGGGTGATCCAGTTTCGACTTTCGATTCTCGATTTTCGAGTTTCCACTCTGGTTGCTGGTCGCTGGCTTGCCCCAATCCCGCCGGGGCGGGACGAAGTGTCACTGGTCGCTTCTGTTCTCATCTCCACCTCACCGGTCTCGCCGCTCGCTGCTCATGGGCCTCAAACTTCCTCATGCGCATCGCCACCACCGTCGGATCCTCTGCTCCGGCGATGAACTCCGCTGCTCGGAGCGAGTACGGCTTCTCTGCCTCCCGCTGATGGGCACTCTTCAACCCGTACCGCAGCGCATCGTAGGCGTGGTCCTCGCCGTCCGAATCTACGTCCTCAACTTTCACGGTATCGTAAACTAACTGCGGCAGGGTTCGGATGAGGTTCGTGCAATTCTCAAAGATTTGCAGCCCCCGGCCTGACTCGGCACCCGGCACTCGGCACCCGACGCGCAGCATTTCATGCACTAGCTGTTTTCCACCTAGCCGATCGTTATCTGCCGGCTGAACAGAGAAATGCTCAGCAAATTGCTCCGAGATAGATTGCTCGACAGCGCCGCTCTTTTGCCAGCACGCTGGATCGAGATAGCAGGTCTCGATCTGCTCGCCACCGTCCATTTCCTTGACCCGTTTGGCGAACTCACTCACCAGCATCCCCGTCTTGTAAAGTTCGCGGTAAACATAGGTTCGGCCTTTCGGCTCGCGGCAGAACCAAAGGCAACATGCCGGCTGGGTGTATCCCCAGTCAATCGCTCTCCACCTCGGCCACCATGCTCCGAGACTCGGCACCCGGTACTCGCCACTCGGCACAACATGAATCTCTTTCCGAAACTCCGTGAACACCTGCCCCTCAAACAGATCCCAATCGCCTTCGAGCAGCGCACGTCGCACCGCTGGCGGCAAACTCGCAAGGCGGTTCAAGTAGCCAGGATCGTTTTCGACTAGGTATGGATTGTCGCGCACCTTCGCAGGAATGAAATCGTAATCCCTCGCCCTTTCCCCAGCTTCTTGCTCCTCCGGGTTCAACTGCTTCTCGATCCATAGCCTTTTCACCCAGGCGTGGCCCCGGTTGCCTGGGTTCGTCCCTGCAAACATATTGGGGAAGACCCCTTTGATCACCGACCGGCACCGCGACTTGAGATACCGCCACTGGTATTCGGTGAAGTGCGTCAACTCGTCAAACCCGATGAAGCCATACTCAGCCGATTGGAACCGGATCACGTCCACATCGCATTCCGAGAATCCAAACTCAAGCACCGACCCATTCGGAAACGTCATGATGTGCTTCGCCGTAT
Encoded here:
- a CDS encoding phage terminase large subunit; this encodes MLLRGKRAIELGYHATAKQGRFHASRAPYRLYGGAAGGGKSEAILFEAVMQCLEHAGIRGLVLRRTFPELERSLIQRALEKIPREIYQYNTAKHIMTFPNGSVLEFGFSECDVDVIRFQSAEYGFIGFDELTHFTEYQWRYLKSRCRSVIKGVFPNMFAGTNPGNRGHAWVKRLWIEKQLNPEEQEAGERARDYDFIPAKVRDNPYLVENDPGYLNRLASLPPAVRRALLEGDWDLFEGQVFTEFRKEIHVVPSGEYRVPSLGAWWPRWRAIDWGYTQPACCLWFCREPKGRTYVYRELYKTGMLVSEFAKRVKEMDGGEQIETCYLDPACWQKSGAVEQSISEQFAEHFSVQPADNDRLGGKQLVHEMLRVGCRVPGAESGRGLQIFENCTNLIRTLPQLVYDTVKVEDVDSDGEDHAYDALRYGLKSAHQREAEKPYSLRAAEFIAGAEDPTVVAMRMRKFEAHEQRAARPVRWR